In Blastopirellula sediminis, the following proteins share a genomic window:
- a CDS encoding GrpB family protein, protein MFDPNLETGLIGGVERREIQIVDYQPDWPETFAAHSRQIQAAIQGAAMQIEHIGSTSVPDLAAKPIIDILLVVANSADESSYLSHLEQVGYQLRVREPDWHQHRMLRTPERDVHIHVYSTGCVEIDRNLAFRDRLRQCAEDRIRYERVKRELAQRSWDDMNQYAAAKTEVIESVLSAAGDATN, encoded by the coding sequence ATGTTCGATCCGAATCTTGAAACCGGCCTGATCGGCGGCGTCGAACGGCGCGAGATTCAGATCGTCGACTACCAACCGGATTGGCCAGAAACGTTCGCCGCTCACAGCCGCCAGATCCAAGCCGCAATTCAGGGCGCGGCGATGCAAATCGAGCATATCGGCTCGACGTCGGTTCCTGATCTCGCAGCCAAGCCGATCATCGACATTCTGCTGGTCGTCGCCAACTCGGCCGACGAGTCGAGCTATCTGTCTCACTTAGAACAAGTCGGCTATCAGCTGCGCGTTCGCGAGCCCGATTGGCATCAGCATCGGATGCTTCGCACGCCCGAGAGGGACGTTCACATCCACGTCTATTCGACCGGCTGCGTCGAGATTGACCGCAACCTGGCTTTTCGCGATCGACTGCGTCAGTGTGCAGAAGATCGCATTCGTTATGAACGCGTCAAACGGGAACTCGCCCAGCGCTCGTGGGACGATATGAACCAGTACGCCGCCGCGAAGACCGAAGTGATCGAAAGCGTTCTCTCAGCGGCCGGCGACGCGACGAACTAG
- the der gene encoding ribosome biogenesis GTPase Der, translated as MSLPQVVIVGRPNVGKSSLFNWLAGRRLAIVDNVAGVTRDRMTYLMQWRDRYFEIVDTGGIGINDVDDLTDEIEQQINIAIDSADLILFVVDTRDGILPLDQEVAQRLRHVNKPIVLVANKTDESHMDHDADQFYQLGRGMLVPVSTLQNRNKDDLLNVIADRLPDAEEGEASSGEPEMKIAVVGRRNVGKSTFVNTLARAERMIVSEVAGTTRDSVDIRFELDGKSFTAIDTPGLRRRVSVKTDIDFYSTHRAERSIRRADVVLMFFDASQQISKVDKQLVAYIAENYKPVVFVVNKWDLYHDKMPTDRWATYLHDTFRNIPYAPVAFITGQTGKNVKALLNHAQMLYKQSRERISTGELNRIIRFALEKSPPPLYKLRRPKIYFATQIGAQPPTIVLKCNSPKAFSDGYRRYLLSMLRDHVSFSEVPIKLYLHRRQEADFKGGDGEGGEGSISPHDGDLADGSESDMLNELNDD; from the coding sequence ATGAGTTTGCCGCAAGTCGTCATCGTTGGTCGCCCTAATGTGGGGAAGTCGAGCCTGTTTAATTGGCTCGCTGGTCGGCGTTTGGCGATCGTTGACAACGTGGCCGGGGTCACCCGCGACCGCATGACCTATCTGATGCAGTGGCGCGATCGCTACTTCGAAATCGTCGACACCGGCGGGATCGGGATTAACGACGTCGACGACCTGACCGACGAAATCGAACAACAGATCAACATCGCGATCGACTCGGCCGATTTGATTTTGTTTGTGGTCGATACTCGTGACGGGATTCTGCCGCTCGATCAGGAAGTCGCCCAACGTTTGCGGCACGTCAACAAGCCGATCGTGCTGGTCGCCAACAAGACCGACGAATCGCACATGGACCATGACGCCGACCAGTTCTATCAACTGGGGCGGGGAATGTTGGTCCCGGTCAGCACGCTGCAGAACCGAAACAAAGATGACCTGCTGAACGTCATCGCCGATCGTTTGCCCGACGCCGAAGAGGGAGAAGCTTCCAGCGGCGAACCGGAGATGAAGATCGCCGTCGTCGGCCGTCGCAATGTCGGCAAGAGCACTTTCGTCAACACGTTGGCCCGCGCCGAACGAATGATCGTCAGCGAAGTGGCCGGCACGACCCGCGACAGCGTCGACATCCGCTTTGAGCTCGACGGCAAGTCGTTCACCGCGATCGATACGCCTGGCTTGCGTCGCCGCGTCAGCGTGAAGACCGATATCGACTTCTACAGCACCCATCGCGCTGAGCGAAGCATTCGCCGGGCCGACGTGGTGCTGATGTTCTTCGACGCGTCGCAGCAGATCAGCAAGGTCGACAAGCAGCTGGTCGCTTACATCGCTGAGAACTACAAGCCGGTCGTTTTCGTCGTCAACAAGTGGGATCTCTACCACGACAAGATGCCGACCGATCGCTGGGCGACCTACCTGCACGACACCTTCCGCAACATTCCGTACGCGCCGGTTGCGTTCATCACCGGTCAGACCGGCAAGAACGTCAAAGCGCTGCTCAACCACGCGCAGATGCTGTACAAGCAGTCGCGCGAACGCATCTCGACCGGCGAATTGAATCGCATCATTCGCTTCGCTCTCGAAAAGTCGCCGCCGCCGCTCTACAAGCTGCGTCGCCCGAAGATCTACTTCGCCACGCAGATCGGCGCTCAGCCGCCGACGATCGTGTTGAAGTGCAACTCGCCGAAGGCGTTCAGCGACGGCTATCGCCGTTATCTGCTTTCGATGCTTCGCGATCACGTCAGCTTTAGCGAAGTGCCGATCAAGCTCTATCTGCATCGCCGCCAGGAAGCCGACTTCAAAGGTGGAGACGGCGAAGGGGGCGAGGGTTCGATCAGTCCGCATGACGGCGATCTGGCGGACGGATCGGAAAGCGACATGCTGAACGAGTTGAACGACGACTAG
- a CDS encoding pentapeptide repeat-containing protein, which produces MIQIKHRESGDILFEMDADCLQGQKLVGKNLKGADLSNRVLRDCVFDSDSMNGCNFAGSDLEGASFIGASAQDADFTGANLQKTNFTDTLLQRSNFTGANMTNANMRYAKLEGGNLSSARLVEADLSMCDLRCDLSSANLTRADLRGAIMVGANLSNAKIDDADFTDADMHDANMSGTLIERAKNACTKHKKFQPIPKSKAKRPWWKVWA; this is translated from the coding sequence ATGATTCAAATCAAGCATCGGGAATCAGGCGACATTCTTTTTGAAATGGACGCCGATTGCCTCCAGGGGCAAAAACTGGTTGGCAAGAATTTGAAAGGGGCCGACCTTTCCAATCGCGTCCTCCGCGACTGCGTTTTTGACAGCGACAGTATGAACGGCTGTAATTTCGCCGGGTCCGACTTGGAAGGAGCTTCCTTTATCGGCGCTTCGGCGCAAGACGCCGATTTTACCGGGGCGAATCTGCAAAAGACCAACTTTACCGACACCCTATTGCAGCGCTCGAACTTCACCGGCGCCAACATGACCAACGCCAACATGCGTTACGCCAAGCTGGAAGGGGGCAATCTCTCTTCGGCGCGGCTGGTCGAAGCCGACCTCAGCATGTGCGACCTGCGGTGTGACCTGTCGTCCGCCAATCTAACGCGAGCCGACCTCCGCGGCGCGATCATGGTTGGCGCCAACCTGAGCAACGCCAAAATCGACGACGCCGACTTCACCGACGCCGACATGCATGACGCCAACATGAGCGGCACGCTGATCGAGCGAGCGAAGAACGCCTGTACGAAGCACAAGAAGTTCCAACCGATCCCGAAGTCGAAGGCGAAACGTCCGTGGTGGAAGGTCTGGGCCTAA
- a CDS encoding pentapeptide repeat-containing protein → MPIEIRHRETGEPLFQVAADTLRGANLSSKALAYADLAGADLRGANLDIADLRHADLRGARLESASLQNASLADANLDGCEGGGADFSNAQAHRASFVEATLTRSSFRYADLTAAKLTQASMSDCDLSMATLRGDFCSAKMNRCDMRSSDLTGAALRRTSLRNAQLDGAIMMGADLTSANLDGAKLVGAKLTGAILKGTLLDGAMQEMQSRPSKPKGPWWKVWK, encoded by the coding sequence ATGCCCATCGAAATTCGACATCGGGAAACCGGCGAGCCGCTGTTCCAAGTAGCGGCCGATACGTTACGGGGGGCGAATTTGTCGAGCAAGGCGCTCGCCTACGCCGACCTGGCTGGCGCCGATCTGCGCGGCGCCAATCTCGACATCGCCGACTTGCGGCATGCCGACCTGCGCGGGGCTCGACTCGAGTCGGCCAGTTTGCAAAACGCCAGCCTGGCCGACGCCAATTTGGATGGGTGCGAAGGAGGAGGCGCCGACTTCTCGAACGCCCAGGCGCATCGCGCGTCGTTCGTCGAAGCGACGCTAACCCGCAGTTCGTTTCGATACGCCGACCTGACCGCGGCGAAACTAACCCAAGCGTCGATGTCCGATTGCGATCTCAGCATGGCGACGCTGCGCGGCGACTTCTGTTCGGCGAAGATGAATCGCTGCGACATGCGCTCCTCCGATTTGACCGGCGCGGCGCTGCGGCGAACGAGCTTGCGCAACGCGCAACTCGACGGCGCGATCATGATGGGCGCCGATCTTACGAGCGCAAATCTTGATGGTGCGAAACTAGTGGGTGCGAAGCTTACCGGCGCAATTCTCAAAGGTACTTTGCTCGATGGCGCGATGCAGGAAATGCAAAGTCGACCAAGCAAGCCAAAGGGCCCATGGTGGAAAGTTTGGAAGTAA
- a CDS encoding segregation and condensation protein A, protein MKFKVDIDVYRGPLDLLLYLVRKHEIDIRDIPIAMITEQYVLYLDILQQMDVDAAADFLEMASTLVEIKSKLLLPGVEADEELIDDPREQLVERLLEYKRFKDAAGLLDDQGRAWNRRFSRLSDDLPPRRIDPAQQPIHEVELWDLVSALTRIVRDSKTVQPTNIVYDDTPIRVYMQRIHQRIVDEEKVSFTSMFEGAVHKVVIIGLFLAVLELVRHCHVVAQQPEPHGEIYLSAGDGFSTEFTLTDVDDYSSSAAEQEPPSDPPENA, encoded by the coding sequence ATGAAATTCAAGGTCGACATCGACGTTTATCGCGGTCCGCTCGACCTGCTACTTTACCTGGTGCGCAAACATGAAATCGACATTCGCGACATCCCGATCGCGATGATCACCGAGCAGTACGTCCTGTATCTCGACATCCTGCAGCAGATGGACGTCGACGCGGCGGCCGACTTTCTCGAAATGGCGAGCACCCTGGTCGAGATCAAATCGAAGCTGCTCCTCCCCGGCGTCGAAGCGGACGAAGAGCTGATCGACGACCCGCGCGAGCAACTGGTCGAACGCCTTTTGGAATACAAACGGTTTAAAGACGCGGCCGGACTGCTCGACGATCAAGGGCGGGCGTGGAACCGCCGCTTTTCGCGACTCTCCGACGATTTGCCGCCGCGACGGATCGATCCCGCGCAACAGCCGATTCACGAGGTGGAGCTATGGGACCTGGTCAGTGCGTTGACGCGCATCGTCCGCGACAGCAAAACGGTCCAGCCGACCAACATCGTTTACGACGACACGCCGATCCGCGTCTACATGCAGCGGATCCATCAGCGAATCGTCGACGAAGAAAAGGTCTCGTTCACCTCGATGTTCGAAGGCGCCGTGCACAAGGTAGTGATCATTGGTCTCTTCCTGGCGGTCCTCGAACTGGTCCGACACTGCCACGTCGTTGCGCAGCAGCCTGAGCCGCACGGCGAGATCTATCTCTCAGCCGGCGACGGTTTCAGCACCGAATTCACGCTGACCGACGTCGACGACTACTCCTCTTCAGCGGCGGAGCAAGAACCCCCGTCCGACCCACCTGAGAACGCTTAG
- a CDS encoding DUF1559 family PulG-like putative transporter, translating into MKRSQQSAGFTLVELLVVIAIIGVLIALLLPAVQQAREAARRMQCTNNLKQVALATHNFQDTYGYIVFGGRDGSLTDPIDSCCSSSTVEGWNWSFHLTPFMEQQNIYELADYSNPSGALNVVAASGVPAYYCPSRRAPKGYGSGLYYRCDYAGNAGERTQGDLRAPGSVGEHGVIRNLATNKKLTIEKIRDGSSNTIMFAEKALNADSHGSEGGDNERWNNAGWDEDNIRYGSHRDSSGNVVPLTPISDDFAPYADRSGTWNFHLKPALGLGLYTKWHPYFGASHTAGMNAAFADGSVRFIAFNIDGEMFRRACHSDDGEVLQLD; encoded by the coding sequence ATGAAGCGTTCCCAACAAAGCGCCGGGTTTACCCTGGTCGAACTCCTCGTCGTCATTGCGATCATCGGCGTGTTGATCGCATTGTTGCTGCCGGCCGTGCAGCAAGCTCGCGAAGCGGCTCGCCGCATGCAGTGCACCAACAACTTGAAACAAGTCGCGCTGGCGACCCACAACTTTCAAGACACTTACGGCTACATCGTTTTCGGCGGCCGCGACGGCTCGCTGACCGATCCGATCGACTCTTGCTGCAGCTCGTCGACCGTCGAAGGTTGGAACTGGTCGTTTCACCTGACGCCGTTCATGGAACAGCAGAACATCTATGAGTTGGCCGACTACAGCAATCCCTCCGGTGCGCTGAACGTCGTCGCCGCGTCGGGCGTTCCCGCTTACTACTGCCCTTCGCGTCGCGCTCCGAAAGGCTACGGCAGCGGACTCTACTATCGCTGCGACTACGCTGGAAACGCCGGCGAACGGACGCAAGGAGATCTTCGAGCTCCGGGGAGCGTTGGCGAACACGGCGTGATTCGCAACCTGGCGACCAACAAAAAACTGACGATTGAAAAGATCCGAGACGGTTCGTCCAACACGATCATGTTCGCCGAAAAGGCGCTGAACGCCGACTCGCACGGCAGCGAAGGGGGCGACAACGAACGCTGGAACAACGCCGGCTGGGACGAAGACAACATCCGCTACGGCAGCCACCGCGACAGCAGCGGCAACGTCGTTCCGCTGACGCCGATCTCCGACGACTTCGCTCCGTACGCCGATCGTTCGGGCACGTGGAACTTCCATCTCAAGCCGGCGCTTGGCTTGGGTCTCTACACCAAGTGGCATCCCTATTTCGGCGCTTCGCACACCGCGGGGATGAACGCGGCGTTCGCTGACGGTTCGGTTCGCTTCATCGCGTTCAACATCGACGGCGAAATGTTCCGTCGCGCCTGTCATTCCGACGACGGCGAAGTCCTGCAACTCGACTAA
- a CDS encoding DUF1559 domain-containing protein, whose product MISKRNPRRASGFTLVELLVVIAIIGVLIGLLLPAVQQARESARRTQCSNNLKQLGLAAHNFQATYGRLVWGARDGQLTDSTTACCNALTVEGWNWSFHLLPFIEQQNLYELGDYNNPTGTQDIVAQNFVAGFFCPTRRAPEAYGSGLTYRCDYAANAGERSQGSIRNSSNLGEHGVMRHRNNTKGELTVERIRDGSSNTIMFAEKALHPDAHGIEGGDNERWNNAGWDEDNVRFGSHVDSSKNVTALPPISDRDAPNPNNSWQFGKAGLDLGLYGEWHPYFGSSHSAGLNAVLADGSVRFIAYTIDGTTFQNACLSDDKQTISWD is encoded by the coding sequence ATGATTAGCAAACGTAACCCGCGCCGCGCGTCGGGCTTTACTCTGGTTGAGTTGCTGGTCGTGATCGCCATCATCGGCGTTCTGATCGGCCTATTGCTGCCGGCCGTGCAGCAAGCTCGCGAATCGGCGCGTCGCACCCAATGCAGCAACAACCTGAAACAGCTCGGCCTGGCCGCGCACAACTTCCAAGCGACCTATGGTCGCCTGGTTTGGGGCGCGCGAGACGGCCAGCTGACCGACTCGACCACCGCGTGCTGCAACGCGCTGACGGTCGAAGGTTGGAACTGGAGCTTCCACTTGCTGCCGTTCATCGAACAGCAAAACCTGTATGAGCTGGGCGATTACAACAATCCGACCGGCACGCAAGACATTGTTGCGCAAAACTTCGTGGCAGGGTTCTTCTGCCCCACGCGTCGCGCTCCGGAAGCTTATGGGTCGGGCCTGACCTACCGCTGCGACTATGCCGCCAACGCCGGCGAACGGTCGCAGGGAAGCATTCGCAACTCGAGCAACCTGGGCGAACATGGCGTCATGCGTCACCGCAACAACACCAAGGGAGAATTAACGGTCGAACGAATCCGTGACGGATCGTCGAACACCATCATGTTCGCGGAGAAGGCGCTCCACCCTGACGCTCATGGCATCGAAGGTGGAGACAACGAACGCTGGAACAACGCCGGTTGGGACGAAGACAACGTTCGCTTTGGCAGTCACGTCGACTCGTCGAAAAACGTCACCGCACTCCCGCCGATCAGCGATCGCGACGCTCCGAATCCCAACAACAGCTGGCAGTTCGGCAAAGCGGGCCTCGACCTCGGCCTCTATGGCGAATGGCATCCCTACTTCGGTTCGTCCCACAGCGCCGGTCTCAACGCGGTTCTGGCCGATGGCTCGGTCCGGTTCATCGCCTACACGATCGACGGCACGACCTTCCAAAACGCTTGCCTATCGGACGACAAGCAGACGATCTCGTGGGACTAA
- the mnmA gene encoding tRNA 2-thiouridine(34) synthase MnmA codes for MARVVLAMSGGVDSSVAAHLLLEEGHEVIGVFMRHGEQSPIASCQIDGQSALPILNDRPDHKQGCCSASDAADARRVADNLGIPFYALNLQREFGRIIDYFVEEYVAGRTPNPCVMCNNWIKFGKLFDYADSVGAEYVATGHYARLLTDQPGDLPRLVRGVDPGKDQTYVLFGIEREYLRRMLLPVGHFEKSRIRELAGQIGMRVADKKDSQEICFVTSGKHDEFIKARRSDLQTAGEIVTTSGEVVGTHDGIEKYTIGQRKGLGVAMGEPRFVVRIEADTNRVVIGEKEELGRLELTARDCNWLVDLPEGPVRCRAQIRYNSDDAPATVERLPEGRIAVIFDEPRRGVAPGQAVVCYDGDQVLGGGWIE; via the coding sequence ATGGCGCGAGTTGTTCTAGCCATGTCGGGGGGCGTTGATAGCAGCGTCGCCGCACACCTTCTCCTAGAAGAGGGGCATGAGGTTATCGGCGTGTTTATGCGTCATGGAGAACAGTCTCCGATTGCTAGCTGTCAGATCGACGGCCAGTCGGCGCTGCCGATCTTGAACGATCGTCCCGACCACAAGCAGGGTTGCTGCAGTGCTAGCGATGCGGCGGATGCACGCCGCGTCGCCGACAACCTGGGCATCCCATTTTACGCGCTCAACCTGCAACGTGAATTTGGACGGATCATCGACTACTTCGTCGAAGAGTATGTCGCCGGGCGAACGCCGAACCCCTGCGTAATGTGCAACAACTGGATAAAGTTCGGCAAACTGTTCGACTACGCCGACAGCGTCGGCGCCGAGTACGTCGCTACAGGGCACTATGCCCGCTTATTGACCGATCAGCCGGGCGACTTGCCGCGTCTGGTTCGGGGCGTCGATCCCGGCAAGGATCAGACTTACGTCCTGTTTGGCATCGAGCGCGAATATCTGCGGCGAATGTTGTTGCCGGTTGGACATTTTGAAAAGTCGCGGATTCGTGAGCTGGCGGGGCAAATCGGCATGCGGGTCGCCGACAAGAAGGACAGTCAGGAGATCTGCTTCGTCACCTCCGGCAAGCATGACGAATTCATCAAAGCTCGCCGCTCCGATCTGCAAACGGCTGGCGAGATCGTTACGACCAGCGGCGAAGTGGTCGGTACGCATGACGGGATCGAGAAGTACACGATCGGCCAGCGCAAAGGTTTGGGTGTGGCAATGGGCGAACCACGGTTCGTCGTCCGGATCGAAGCCGATACCAACCGCGTGGTGATTGGTGAAAAAGAAGAGCTTGGCCGGCTTGAGCTGACCGCTCGCGATTGCAATTGGCTGGTCGACTTGCCGGAAGGCCCTGTCCGCTGCCGCGCCCAGATTCGCTACAACAGCGACGACGCGCCGGCGACGGTCGAGCGACTTCCGGAAGGACGGATCGCGGTCATCTTTGACGAGCCGCGCCGCGGAGTAGCGCCCGGACAAGCGGTCGTATGCTATGACGGCGATCAGGTGCTCGGAGGCGGTTGGATCGAGTGA
- a CDS encoding 4'-phosphopantetheinyl transferase family protein: MIRLPEARGSRLAPLTGMSAEALHLWSIPLRAGKSQVAQLRAMLSAAEREKADGFLLEAQTERYIICRGAVRQILAEYLQLPATQLSLTAGKYGKPLVEHQDSLWFNVSHSGDLAVLAVSTIGEVGVDIEQVREIRGLPRMIDRCLAPCERPEVLRLPSAEQNRQFLRYWTHKEAYLKTFGVGIRRPLEKLEIDLVAPPARRVIDHGDRSPEEMGASITEFCPAEGYVGAISVSGSIPDEIAAQAWVGGRFRAQRVG; encoded by the coding sequence ATGATACGACTCCCGGAAGCCCGTGGCTCGCGCCTCGCACCTTTGACCGGCATGTCCGCCGAGGCGCTCCATCTATGGAGTATCCCGCTTCGAGCCGGCAAGTCGCAGGTCGCCCAGCTGCGCGCAATGCTATCGGCCGCGGAGCGTGAAAAAGCGGACGGCTTTCTGTTGGAAGCTCAGACCGAGCGCTACATCATCTGCCGCGGCGCTGTCCGCCAGATCCTGGCCGAGTACCTGCAATTGCCCGCGACTCAGCTCTCGCTGACGGCCGGAAAATACGGCAAGCCGCTCGTCGAACACCAAGATTCGCTCTGGTTCAACGTCAGCCACTCCGGCGATCTGGCGGTGCTGGCCGTTTCAACCATCGGCGAAGTCGGCGTCGATATCGAACAGGTCCGCGAAATTCGCGGCCTTCCCCGGATGATCGATCGCTGCCTGGCTCCGTGCGAACGCCCAGAAGTGCTCCGCTTGCCGTCAGCCGAGCAGAATCGTCAGTTCCTGCGGTACTGGACGCACAAAGAAGCGTATTTGAAGACCTTTGGGGTCGGAATTCGCCGTCCTCTGGAAAAGTTGGAAATCGACCTGGTTGCGCCTCCTGCACGACGCGTGATCGACCATGGCGATCGTTCTCCCGAAGAAATGGGCGCTTCCATCACCGAATTCTGCCCGGCTGAGGGGTATGTGGGGGCGATTTCGGTCTCTGGCTCGATTCCGGACGAAATTGCCGCTCAGGCGTGGGTCGGTGGTCGCTTCCGGGCCCAACGTGTAGGATAA
- a CDS encoding acyl carrier protein has translation MTSDKSAAGASATAEEIQEWMVAYLARELDTAPQSIDVTAPFESFALDSAAAIGMTGDLEQWLGRRIDPTVVYDYPTIEEFSEYLADRR, from the coding sequence ATGACAAGCGACAAATCGGCCGCTGGCGCTTCTGCCACGGCGGAAGAAATCCAAGAGTGGATGGTCGCCTATCTTGCCCGCGAGCTGGATACGGCGCCCCAGTCGATCGACGTAACGGCTCCGTTCGAATCGTTTGCGCTCGATTCGGCGGCGGCGATCGGTATGACCGGCGACCTGGAACAATGGCTCGGACGCCGCATCGACCCGACCGTCGTCTACGACTATCCGACGATCGAAGAATTCTCGGAATACCTGGCCGATCGGCGATAA